The Gammaproteobacteria bacterium DNA window TAGGACGCTATCTGGTTGGCCATGTGCACGAGCTTGTCGGTCTGCATTTGTTTTTATCCTTTACCAATCGAAACGCTCTTCCCCGACAAGCACCACAAATGAGTCGGGGCGGGCGATGGAAACCAGGGTCATGTTAGCGTCGGCCGCCAGGCGAATGGCCAGCGCCGTCGGCGCGGAGACGGTGCACAGCATGCCGATGCCGAAACCGGCCGCCTTTTGCACCAGTTCGTAACTGCAGCGGCTGCTCATCACGGCGAAGCCGTCCTGCGGCGCGCGGCCGTCGCGAAGCAGCGACCCGATCAGTTTGTCGAGCGCGTTATGCCGGCCGACGTCTTCCCGGGCAACAGTAATCTCACCGTCCGCCGTGGCGAAGGCGGCGGCGTGCAATGCACCGGTGCTGGCGTTCAGCGGTTGCCATTCCCTCAGCATCGACACGGCGCGGCGAACGGCCTGAGGTGTCACCTTCAGGCCCGAGTCGATGCGC harbors:
- the fdhD gene encoding formate dehydrogenase accessory sulfurtransferase FdhD, which codes for RGQRRVPEEVPVALRVNCIDYAVMLASPADLEDFAYGFMRTEGLIDSPEDVRALSLLDQDEGIVVRVQLRSTAALKGLTKGRRLAGATGCGLCGVQALRDAVRPVERIDSGLKVTPQAVRRAVSMLREWQPLNASTGALHAAAFATADGEITVAREDVGRHNALDKLIGSLLRDGRAPQDGFAVMSSRCSYELVQKAAGFGIGMLCTVSAPTALAIRLAADANMTLVSIARPDSFVVLVGEERFDW